A genomic stretch from Chitinophaga agri includes:
- a CDS encoding CoA transferase subunit A has product MNKVVANADEALHDIRDGATLMLGGFGLCGIPENSIAALVRKGTQQLTCISNNAGVDEFGLGLLLKTRQIKKMLSSYVGENAEFERQLLSGELEVDLIPQGTLATRIQMAGMGIPAFFTPAGYGTEIAAGKEVREFNGKHYLMEMALHADFSIVKAWKGDTMGNLVFRKTTRNFSTSMAKAGNITIAEVEHLVQPGELDPDQIHVPGIYVHRIFQGSNYEKRIERKTVKMG; this is encoded by the coding sequence ATGAATAAAGTTGTAGCGAATGCCGATGAGGCATTGCATGACATCCGCGATGGCGCAACCCTGATGCTGGGCGGATTTGGTTTGTGCGGCATCCCCGAAAACAGTATTGCCGCGCTGGTACGGAAAGGTACACAGCAACTGACCTGTATTTCCAATAATGCCGGTGTAGATGAATTTGGCCTCGGATTGCTGTTGAAAACACGGCAGATCAAAAAGATGTTATCATCTTATGTAGGCGAAAATGCAGAATTTGAAAGACAGCTGCTTTCAGGCGAACTGGAAGTAGACCTGATCCCGCAGGGTACATTAGCTACCCGTATTCAGATGGCTGGTATGGGCATCCCTGCATTCTTCACACCAGCAGGTTACGGTACAGAGATCGCTGCCGGAAAAGAGGTGCGCGAGTTCAATGGTAAACACTATCTCATGGAAATGGCCCTGCACGCTGATTTTTCTATCGTAAAAGCCTGGAAAGGCGATACGATGGGGAATCTGGTCTTCCGGAAGACAACGCGTAATTTCAGTACTTCTATGGCCAAAGCAGGCAACATCACTATTGCCGAAGTGGAACACCTGGTACAGCCAGGCGAACTGGATCCTGATCAGATACATGTACCCGGTATCTATGTACACCGCATCTTCCAGGGAAGTAATTATGAAA
- a CDS encoding DUF4296 domain-containing protein, which produces MYRILAVCLVLLITACGEADKVPGDVLPKEKMRDVLLDMNLADSYAGLEEDGINVVVTDSVRKERLKVYYRQILDLHKLTPEEFNHSYAYYESHPDKFKGIYDMMFAIVSEDKESLDVNVRNREYGSNINSLLPVNNNPIIWSGQDTIIPFVKKDKRIVSPPLPIGSRLSQPKPVKLRP; this is translated from the coding sequence ATGTATAGAATATTAGCGGTTTGCCTGGTGCTGTTGATCACAGCATGCGGGGAAGCGGACAAGGTACCGGGTGACGTATTGCCGAAGGAAAAAATGCGTGATGTATTGCTGGATATGAATCTGGCCGATTCCTATGCTGGTCTTGAAGAGGATGGCATAAATGTCGTGGTCACCGATTCAGTGCGGAAGGAACGTCTGAAGGTGTATTACCGCCAGATCCTCGATCTGCATAAACTAACCCCGGAAGAATTTAACCACAGTTATGCTTATTACGAGTCCCATCCTGATAAGTTCAAAGGCATATATGATATGATGTTTGCTATTGTATCAGAAGATAAAGAGTCATTGGATGTCAATGTGCGGAACAGGGAGTACGGCTCCAATATCAATTCGCTTTTGCCGGTTAATAATAATCCAATAATTTGGAGTGGACAGGATACAATAATTCCATTTGTTAAGAAAGATAAGCGCATCGTCTCTCCACCCCTTCCAATAGGCTCGAGGTTGTCACAACCGAAGCCTGTGAAGCTAAGGCCCTGA
- the porD gene encoding type IX secretion system protein PorD produces the protein MATNAYLWCARHKTHCFALLMSMMAIFLELSAAQAQELRANVTVTTGAKLNNNTSRKVFTTLQNAMKEFLNGRRWTDDAYTPAERIECNFLLLVTEDLGNNTFRANLTIQSTRPVYNSGYLSSTLNMQDVNVAFRYVEFQPLEFSDNRVVGNDPLASNLTAILAYYTYIILGLDADSFAAKGGDDYFKKALNIVSNAPDAKEISGWKPFEGNRNRYWLQDNLLNVKFSRFHDVMYQYHRQGMDMMYEDMNKGRNSIMNCLNMLYAVYQDIPNSMLMAVFFSAKSDELQKIFAKSPPQERTRAAQLLAQMDVTNAAKYQQMK, from the coding sequence ATGGCAACAAACGCTTACTTATGGTGTGCAAGGCATAAAACCCACTGCTTTGCGCTGCTGATGTCGATGATGGCTATTTTCCTGGAACTATCTGCCGCACAGGCACAGGAACTTCGCGCAAATGTGACCGTCACTACCGGCGCGAAGCTGAACAACAATACCAGCAGAAAAGTTTTCACCACCCTTCAGAACGCTATGAAGGAATTTCTGAATGGCCGCAGATGGACGGACGACGCCTATACTCCTGCTGAGCGCATTGAATGTAACTTCCTCTTACTGGTCACAGAAGACCTGGGTAATAATACTTTCAGGGCTAACCTGACCATTCAGTCTACCCGCCCTGTTTACAATTCCGGATACCTCAGCAGTACGCTGAATATGCAGGATGTGAATGTGGCCTTCCGTTATGTAGAGTTCCAGCCGCTGGAATTCAGCGATAACCGTGTTGTAGGGAATGATCCGCTGGCCTCTAATCTGACAGCTATCCTGGCGTATTACACGTATATCATACTCGGCCTGGACGCTGACTCTTTTGCTGCAAAAGGAGGCGATGACTATTTTAAGAAAGCACTGAACATCGTGAGTAATGCACCAGATGCAAAGGAGATCTCAGGATGGAAACCTTTCGAGGGCAACCGTAACCGCTACTGGTTACAGGATAATCTCCTGAATGTGAAGTTCAGCCGCTTCCATGATGTGATGTATCAGTACCATCGTCAGGGAATGGATATGATGTATGAGGATATGAATAAGGGGCGCAATTCCATCATGAACTGCCTGAATATGTTATATGCCGTATACCAGGATATACCCAACTCTATGCTGATGGCGGTGTTCTTCAGTGCCAAATCGGATGAACTGCAGAAGATCTTTGCAAAGTCTCCTCCCCAGGAGAGGACCCGCGCAGCCCAGTTACTTGCACAAATGGATGTCACCAATGCTGCAAAATACCAGCAGATGAAATAG
- the coaBC gene encoding bifunctional phosphopantothenoylcysteine decarboxylase/phosphopantothenate--cysteine ligase CoaBC encodes MLQGKKILLGVSGSIAAYKAATLVRLLVKEGADVKVVMTPSACDFITPLTLATLSKHEVPVTISNNQSWNNHVMLGRWADVMLIAPASANTLSKMASGACDNLLMATYLSATCPVLFAPAMDEDMWHHPATRANITRLLSFGHQQLPVEKGELASGLFGEGRMAEPENIVQYLHTHFNNIAATMPAAAITQTTEQQAVNGATLPLAGKKALVTAGPTQEPLDPVRYISNHSSGKMGIAIADALAAAGADVTLVLGPTGLSAANPAVKTIRVVTAEEMFNGSEVHFAQSEVIVMAAAVADYRPKHVADIKMKKGEGDALTLELEKTKDILRTLGATRTDKQVLVGFSLETNNEKEYALKKLREKHLDLVVMNSLNDKGAGFNHDTNKVTLFNKNGDARELPLKSKLEVAQDIVNSIVEMLPANGAHLIV; translated from the coding sequence ATGCTTCAAGGAAAGAAAATATTATTAGGTGTATCCGGTAGCATCGCTGCCTATAAAGCTGCTACACTCGTACGCCTCCTGGTAAAAGAAGGTGCTGACGTAAAAGTGGTCATGACACCCTCCGCCTGTGATTTTATTACCCCGTTGACCCTGGCAACGCTCTCCAAACATGAAGTGCCTGTCACCATCAGCAATAACCAGAGCTGGAACAACCACGTCATGCTGGGCCGCTGGGCCGATGTTATGCTCATCGCTCCCGCTTCTGCCAATACACTTTCCAAAATGGCCAGCGGTGCCTGCGATAACCTCCTGATGGCCACTTATCTGTCTGCTACCTGCCCGGTGCTCTTTGCGCCTGCCATGGATGAGGACATGTGGCATCACCCTGCTACCCGCGCCAACATCACCCGGCTGTTATCCTTTGGTCATCAGCAACTTCCAGTTGAGAAAGGTGAACTGGCCAGCGGATTATTCGGAGAAGGTCGTATGGCCGAACCCGAAAACATTGTACAATACCTTCATACACATTTTAATAATATTGCTGCTACCATGCCGGCTGCTGCCATCACACAGACGACTGAACAGCAGGCTGTTAACGGCGCTACACTGCCATTGGCAGGAAAAAAAGCCCTGGTCACTGCCGGTCCTACGCAAGAACCGCTCGACCCTGTACGTTATATCAGTAATCACTCCAGCGGTAAAATGGGTATAGCGATTGCTGACGCACTGGCGGCGGCTGGTGCAGATGTGACCCTGGTATTGGGTCCTACGGGACTGTCAGCTGCCAATCCCGCCGTAAAGACCATCCGGGTCGTAACTGCGGAAGAGATGTTCAACGGAAGTGAAGTGCATTTCGCCCAGTCTGAAGTGATCGTTATGGCTGCAGCTGTTGCCGATTACCGACCTAAGCACGTTGCAGACATCAAAATGAAGAAAGGAGAAGGGGATGCCCTGACCCTGGAACTGGAGAAGACCAAAGACATCCTGCGTACGCTGGGTGCTACACGCACAGACAAACAGGTGCTGGTGGGTTTCTCCCTGGAAACCAACAACGAAAAGGAATACGCATTAAAGAAGCTGCGTGAGAAACACCTGGACCTTGTTGTAATGAACTCCCTGAATGATAAAGGCGCCGGCTTTAATCATGATACCAATAAGGTGACCTTGTTTAACAAAAACGGTGATGCCAGGGAGCTACCACTAAAATCCAAACTGGAGGTTGCGCAGGATATTGTGAATAGCATTGTTGAAATGCTACCTGCCAATGGCGCCCACCTCATCGTATAA
- a CDS encoding DNA-directed RNA polymerase subunit omega encodes MSKIKRGLTSSLNPMVETKNTTEIKSKTGNLYESIAVIAKRANQINISVKEELHSKLEEFASHTDNLEEVHENKEQIEISRFYERMANPAIQATMEFLEDKIYFRRNDDDLYS; translated from the coding sequence ATGAGCAAAATAAAAAGAGGTCTCACCAGCAGCCTTAATCCGATGGTTGAAACAAAAAACACCACCGAGATCAAGAGTAAAACTGGCAACCTGTATGAGTCTATTGCAGTTATCGCTAAACGCGCCAATCAGATCAACATATCTGTGAAGGAAGAACTGCACTCCAAGCTGGAAGAATTTGCCAGCCACACAGATAACCTGGAGGAAGTGCACGAGAACAAAGAGCAGATCGAAATCTCCCGTTTCTATGAAAGGATGGCTAATCCGGCTATCCAGGCAACCATGGAATTCCTGGAAGATAAGATCTACTTCCGCAGGAATGACGACGACTTATATAGCTAA
- a CDS encoding outer membrane protein assembly factor BamD: MRKLVLYISLFVAVTAVVSCNTELRKIEKSKDYEAKLAYADKLYAKKKYTAAQGLYESLFQVYKGTDKYEPMYYNYCYCSYKMKDYVQAGFYFKNYLDNFPNSPRATEMDYMQAYCYYKQSPKVALDQTNTQKAIAAMQTFINNYPTSDKVPEANLVIELSRRKLEKKEYNNAELYYNLGHYHAAAITFKSLMRQFPDSDKSDSYKYMAIKAYYQYAKNSIWEKQKERYEDVVSEYLDFADHYSASKLKPDAEKYYTLAQGNIKTLDSYNKPERSKKDEKKVKKAANKAEKAKDVKEEAGTESKNN; this comes from the coding sequence ATGCGGAAATTAGTTTTATACATTAGTCTCTTTGTAGCGGTAACAGCTGTGGTATCCTGTAATACTGAGCTGCGCAAAATTGAAAAAAGCAAGGATTATGAGGCCAAGCTGGCATACGCTGATAAGCTGTATGCAAAAAAGAAATATACCGCTGCTCAGGGGTTGTATGAATCTTTATTCCAGGTTTATAAGGGAACCGATAAGTACGAGCCCATGTACTACAACTACTGCTATTGCTCTTACAAAATGAAAGATTATGTGCAGGCCGGTTTCTATTTTAAAAACTACCTCGATAACTTCCCTAACAGTCCAAGAGCAACGGAAATGGACTATATGCAGGCTTACTGCTATTATAAACAGTCCCCTAAAGTAGCGCTCGACCAGACCAACACCCAGAAGGCTATCGCTGCCATGCAAACCTTCATCAACAACTATCCGACATCGGATAAAGTACCTGAAGCTAACCTGGTAATTGAACTGAGCCGCCGTAAACTGGAGAAGAAAGAATACAATAACGCAGAGCTATACTATAACCTTGGCCATTACCACGCTGCCGCCATCACCTTTAAAAGCCTGATGCGCCAGTTCCCGGATTCAGATAAGAGCGATTCTTATAAGTACATGGCTATCAAGGCTTATTACCAATATGCTAAAAACAGCATCTGGGAAAAACAAAAAGAACGCTATGAAGATGTAGTGAGCGAATACCTTGATTTCGCCGACCATTACTCCGCCAGCAAACTGAAGCCCGATGCAGAAAAATATTATACCTTAGCACAAGGCAATATAAAAACACTGGATAGTTATAATAAACCGGAACGTTCCAAGAAAGATGAGAAAAAGGTAAAAAAAGCTGCTAATAAGGCAGAAAAGGCGAAAGATGTGAAAGAAGAAGCCGGTACTGAATCTAAAAACAATTAA
- the mraZ gene encoding division/cell wall cluster transcriptional repressor MraZ has translation MLENVFQGLSPPNMTGFLGEYEATLDAKGRFLLPAGFKKQLAESAGEQFVINRGFEKCLSLYPMNEWQPIFERISKLNDFDPKVREFRRYFLNGATICELDSAGRLLVPKNLMTYASLEKNIVLAAATNKIEIWDQGKYQEFFENFSPGAFSDLAQQVMGGGDNNISI, from the coding sequence GTGTTAGAAAATGTTTTTCAAGGACTTTCGCCCCCAAATATGACAGGCTTTCTCGGTGAATATGAGGCTACGTTGGATGCAAAAGGACGCTTTCTACTACCGGCAGGCTTTAAAAAGCAACTGGCAGAGAGCGCAGGAGAACAGTTTGTAATCAACCGAGGGTTTGAAAAGTGTTTGTCTTTGTATCCCATGAATGAATGGCAGCCAATTTTTGAGCGGATCAGTAAACTCAACGACTTTGATCCGAAAGTTAGAGAATTCAGGCGCTATTTTTTGAACGGAGCTACAATATGTGAACTGGACAGTGCAGGGAGGTTATTGGTACCAAAAAATTTAATGACCTACGCTTCGCTCGAAAAAAACATCGTGCTGGCAGCGGCGACAAATAAGATAGAGATCTGGGATCAAGGTAAATACCAGGAGTTCTTTGAAAATTTCTCACCAGGAGCATTTAGCGACCTGGCCCAGCAAGTAATGGGAGGCGGGGATAATAACATTTCGATTTAA
- the rsmH gene encoding 16S rRNA (cytosine(1402)-N(4))-methyltransferase RsmH, which yields MEEASAYHLPVLLQEVITNLQIQPDGVYVDATFGGGGHSRAILEKLNEHGRLIVFDQDEDAYNNRIDDPRVTFVQHNFRHLQRFLRLHKSVPVDGILADLGVSSWQFDTPERGFSTRFDGDLDMRMDKRTTLTAASLLQSSTEKELHLMFQNYGEVTNARTLAKTIVQERKARPMRTINEFKSVIQPIVKGNPQKYLAQVFQALRIVVNDEFGALKDMLTQSAEVLKPGGKLAIITFHSLEDRLVKNFMKTGQFEAQDETFSYETPPKLFKLVTKKPVTASPEELKRNTRSRSAKLRVAEKL from the coding sequence ATGGAAGAAGCTTCAGCATATCATCTGCCCGTATTACTGCAGGAAGTGATCACGAACCTGCAGATACAACCTGACGGTGTATATGTAGACGCCACTTTTGGTGGTGGGGGCCACTCCAGGGCAATCCTGGAAAAGCTAAATGAGCATGGCAGACTGATCGTATTTGACCAGGATGAAGATGCATACAACAACCGGATAGATGACCCAAGGGTCACCTTTGTTCAACACAACTTCCGGCATTTGCAACGCTTCCTCCGGTTGCACAAGTCTGTACCGGTAGACGGTATCCTTGCTGACCTGGGAGTATCCTCCTGGCAGTTTGATACCCCGGAGAGAGGGTTCAGTACCCGTTTCGACGGCGACCTGGACATGCGGATGGATAAACGTACAACACTGACCGCTGCATCACTGCTCCAGTCCTCTACTGAAAAAGAACTGCATCTGATGTTTCAGAATTACGGGGAAGTAACAAACGCCCGTACACTGGCAAAAACCATCGTGCAGGAACGCAAGGCTAGGCCAATGCGAACGATTAATGAATTTAAATCTGTAATTCAGCCGATAGTAAAAGGCAATCCGCAGAAATATCTGGCCCAGGTTTTCCAGGCCCTGCGAATTGTTGTCAATGATGAATTTGGTGCCCTGAAAGACATGCTGACCCAGTCAGCTGAAGTGCTGAAACCAGGTGGAAAACTGGCGATTATCACTTTTCACTCACTGGAAGACAGGCTGGTGAAAAATTTTATGAAAACGGGACAATTTGAAGCACAAGACGAAACGTTCTCTTACGAAACACCGCCTAAACTATTCAAGTTAGTCACTAAGAAACCAGTTACTGCCAGCCCCGAAGAGCTCAAACGCAATACAAGGTCCCGAAGTGCAAAACTGAGGGTTGCTGAAAAACTATAA
- a CDS encoding FtsL-like putative cell division protein, whose protein sequence is MLQEEEAYISAEEEAPEEKPAISEQPEHRKEWRLRINYRAITQNMPFILFLSALALIYIANSHLAEKKIRSINKLGREIKELKWEYLNVKSELMFRSKMSEVSKAVEPMGLKPLSSPPQKIELEKKE, encoded by the coding sequence GTGTTGCAGGAAGAAGAAGCATACATATCAGCCGAAGAAGAGGCCCCGGAAGAAAAGCCGGCCATCTCGGAACAACCGGAACACAGAAAAGAATGGCGTCTGCGGATCAACTACAGGGCCATTACGCAAAACATGCCCTTTATTCTGTTCCTTTCCGCTCTCGCCCTGATATATATCGCTAATAGTCATCTTGCAGAAAAAAAGATCCGGAGTATCAATAAACTCGGCAGGGAAATCAAAGAACTGAAATGGGAGTACCTCAACGTTAAAAGTGAACTGATGTTCCGGAGTAAAATGAGCGAAGTGAGCAAAGCTGTAGAACCCATGGGGTTAAAACCGCTAAGCTCTCCGCCACAAAAAATAGAACTGGAGAAAAAGGAATAA
- a CDS encoding penicillin-binding protein, which translates to MEVKKDILWRVYLCFIGMGLFGVAILVKVFMVQNVDGDYWRGMADSLHTRYVSLDADRGTIYSEEGRMLSTSIPYFNLRVDFAADGLVAKDGKIFKENVDSLSICLSQLFGDRTPREYKNLLREAFQHKDRYFLLKRDVQFVQYQAVRNFPMFRLGKNKGGLIAETKNKRINPFKLLANRTIGLSRENAQNVGLERTYDKYLKGVTGKRLMRRIAGGTFVPVEGYDIEPENGRDIITTLDVNMQDIAETALMNMMVSNEAEHGTCILMEVKTGKIKAIANLGRQPDGSYWEDMNYALQVGEPGSTFKLATVIAALDDQYVTMDDQVNLNEGRWQIGRRTVFDSEPHPGQTNVSIKHAFELSSNVGMARLAMRCYEKKPNDFVAHLRKLHLDKPTGIDLVGEGKPVIKSTKSRTWSSTSLPWMSFGYEVLISPLQTCMLYNAVANNGTMMKPYLVNAIMEYGQPVKDIDPEVVMDSICSRNTLRQVKAMLEGVVTNGTARAYWTPYYKFAGKTGTALVANGREGYRQKIYQSSFAGYFPANDPQFTCVVVIKNKPNAVKFYGGAVALPVFREVADKLYAIALEKQRPMRATIAVDTLLAFKTGQGREWKTILNTLDLPIQGAPGNSNWVSPKVNDKKVTFTAVKQVKGGVPDVTGMGLKDALYLLENAGLRVIVKGAGKVTNQSLPGGSLLEKNQTIVIELS; encoded by the coding sequence GTGGAAGTAAAGAAAGACATATTGTGGCGTGTGTATCTGTGCTTTATAGGCATGGGGCTGTTTGGTGTGGCAATCCTTGTAAAAGTATTCATGGTGCAGAACGTAGACGGTGACTACTGGCGCGGAATGGCAGATAGCCTCCATACCCGCTATGTCTCCCTAGACGCTGACCGCGGTACCATATATTCTGAAGAAGGCCGTATGCTTTCAACATCCATTCCTTATTTCAATTTAAGGGTGGATTTTGCTGCTGATGGACTTGTAGCAAAAGATGGCAAAATATTTAAAGAGAATGTGGATTCACTCTCCATTTGTCTTTCTCAGTTATTTGGTGACCGTACACCCAGAGAATATAAGAACCTCCTCAGAGAGGCTTTTCAGCACAAAGACAGGTACTTCCTCCTGAAAAGAGATGTACAGTTTGTGCAATACCAGGCAGTCCGCAACTTTCCCATGTTCAGACTCGGAAAGAACAAAGGCGGCCTGATCGCAGAAACAAAGAACAAACGCATTAACCCCTTCAAACTATTGGCTAACCGCACAATAGGATTATCAAGGGAAAATGCGCAGAACGTAGGTCTCGAAAGGACCTACGATAAGTATTTAAAGGGCGTTACCGGTAAAAGACTGATGCGCCGTATCGCTGGTGGAACATTTGTTCCCGTGGAAGGATATGATATTGAGCCCGAGAACGGACGCGATATCATCACTACCCTGGACGTGAACATGCAGGACATTGCAGAAACTGCCCTCATGAATATGATGGTCAGCAACGAAGCAGAACATGGTACCTGTATCCTGATGGAAGTGAAAACCGGTAAGATAAAAGCTATTGCCAACTTAGGACGTCAGCCGGACGGCAGCTACTGGGAGGACATGAACTATGCCCTGCAGGTAGGTGAACCAGGATCCACGTTCAAACTGGCTACCGTGATCGCCGCACTAGATGACCAGTATGTCACCATGGACGATCAGGTGAACCTGAACGAAGGTCGCTGGCAGATAGGCAGAAGGACTGTCTTTGACTCTGAACCACACCCGGGCCAAACAAACGTCAGCATCAAACATGCTTTCGAACTGAGCTCCAACGTGGGAATGGCAAGACTGGCCATGCGCTGCTACGAAAAAAAGCCAAATGATTTTGTCGCACACCTGCGTAAGCTGCATCTCGACAAACCTACCGGCATCGATCTCGTAGGGGAAGGCAAACCGGTGATCAAAAGCACCAAATCAAGAACCTGGAGCAGCACCAGCTTACCCTGGATGTCTTTCGGTTATGAAGTGTTAATTAGTCCGCTGCAGACCTGTATGTTATACAACGCCGTTGCCAACAACGGTACCATGATGAAGCCTTACCTCGTAAACGCTATCATGGAATACGGTCAGCCGGTAAAAGATATTGATCCGGAAGTAGTGATGGACAGCATTTGTTCACGTAACACACTCAGACAGGTAAAAGCCATGCTGGAAGGTGTGGTGACAAATGGTACCGCCAGAGCATACTGGACACCATACTACAAGTTCGCCGGTAAAACAGGTACAGCACTGGTAGCAAACGGAAGGGAGGGTTACAGACAAAAGATCTACCAGTCCTCCTTCGCAGGTTACTTTCCAGCCAACGATCCGCAATTCACCTGCGTGGTCGTGATCAAGAACAAACCCAATGCGGTAAAGTTCTATGGTGGAGCAGTAGCATTGCCAGTGTTCCGTGAAGTGGCAGACAAACTGTACGCCATCGCACTCGAAAAACAAAGACCCATGCGCGCGACTATAGCAGTAGATACACTGCTGGCGTTTAAAACCGGACAGGGACGCGAATGGAAGACCATACTGAACACACTCGATCTGCCCATACAGGGCGCACCGGGTAACAGCAACTGGGTAAGTCCAAAAGTGAATGACAAAAAAGTGACTTTCACGGCTGTTAAACAGGTAAAAGGCGGCGTTCCCGATGTAACAGGAATGGGACTGAAAGACGCCTTATACCTGCTGGAAAATGCAGGATTGCGTGTGATCGTGAAAGGCGCAGGAAAAGTGACGAACCAGTCATTACCCGGCGGCTCGTTATTGGAAAAAAACCAGACTATCGTAATAGAACTGAGCTAA
- a CDS encoding UDP-N-acetylmuramoyl-L-alanyl-D-glutamate--2,6-diaminopimelate ligase — translation MKTLRDILYNVSIREVHGSTDTTVKSLSIDSRAIGQGDAFIAIKGVHADGHLFIEKAITQGAAAIICEEMPQNLANGVTYVLVNSSATAAGIIAGNFYDNPSHKLRLVGVTGTNGKTTIATLLFRLFSKLRYHCGLLSTVQNQIGDKVVPATHTTPDAIHLNALLAEMVDEGCEYVFMEVSSHAVHQQRIAGLKFAGGIFSNITHDHLDYHKTFDEYIRVKKAFFDGLPQTAFALTNLDDKRGNVMLQNTRAKKQSYSLKTVADFKGKILENNLTGLVMTVNEKEVHFRLIGEFNAYNLLAVYGAATLLGQDKDEVLQALSDLSGAEGRFDYITSANDRIIGIVDYAHTPDALLNVLATIKNLRKGNEQVITVVGCGGDRDTAKRPVMAAVATEHSDKVILTSDNPRSEDPVAIIQQMEAGIPVHQKKKSLSITDRKEAIKTAVSLANPEDIILIAGKGHEKYQEVQGVKHPFDDKQVLREILELMGK, via the coding sequence ATGAAGACGCTGCGAGACATATTATACAATGTGAGCATCCGCGAGGTACACGGTAGTACAGATACTACTGTTAAATCGCTGAGCATAGACTCCCGGGCCATTGGTCAGGGAGATGCCTTTATCGCTATCAAAGGCGTACATGCAGATGGTCACCTGTTTATAGAGAAAGCCATCACGCAGGGCGCAGCGGCCATCATCTGTGAAGAGATGCCGCAAAACCTGGCAAACGGGGTGACTTATGTGCTGGTGAACAGTAGCGCAACTGCTGCAGGTATTATCGCAGGAAATTTTTACGATAATCCGTCACATAAACTGAGACTGGTAGGCGTAACCGGTACCAATGGCAAAACCACCATCGCTACCCTCCTGTTCCGCCTGTTCAGTAAGCTGCGTTACCACTGTGGACTGCTGTCAACTGTGCAGAACCAGATTGGTGATAAGGTGGTACCAGCGACACATACCACTCCTGACGCGATCCACCTGAACGCTTTACTGGCAGAAATGGTGGATGAAGGTTGTGAATATGTGTTTATGGAAGTCAGTTCACATGCGGTGCATCAGCAACGTATTGCCGGACTGAAGTTCGCCGGTGGTATTTTCAGCAACATCACACATGATCACCTGGACTATCACAAGACCTTCGATGAATATATCAGGGTGAAAAAAGCCTTCTTTGACGGACTGCCACAAACAGCCTTCGCGCTTACCAACCTGGATGACAAGCGAGGTAATGTGATGTTGCAGAATACCCGTGCAAAGAAACAGTCATACAGTCTGAAGACAGTGGCCGACTTCAAGGGTAAGATCCTGGAGAACAACCTGACCGGACTGGTAATGACGGTGAATGAGAAGGAAGTACACTTCCGCCTGATCGGAGAATTTAATGCCTACAACCTCCTGGCAGTATATGGTGCGGCGACCCTGCTGGGGCAAGATAAGGACGAAGTACTGCAGGCGCTCAGCGACCTGTCAGGTGCAGAAGGACGATTTGATTATATCACATCCGCCAATGACAGGATCATTGGTATCGTCGATTATGCACATACACCTGACGCATTGCTGAATGTACTCGCTACCATTAAAAACCTGCGCAAAGGCAACGAGCAGGTGATAACTGTGGTAGGTTGCGGTGGTGACCGTGATACGGCTAAACGCCCAGTTATGGCAGCAGTCGCAACGGAACACAGTGATAAGGTCATTCTTACTTCTGATAACCCTCGTTCGGAAGATCCTGTAGCTATCATCCAACAGATGGAAGCAGGTATCCCGGTGCATCAGAAAAAGAAATCATTGTCTATCACTGATCGTAAAGAAGCCATTAAAACAGCCGTAAGCCTCGCTAATCCGGAAGACATTATCCTGATAGCAGGCAAAGGACACGAGAAATACCAGGAGGTCCAGGGAGTAAAACATCCCTTCGATGATAAACAGGTATTGCGTGAGATACTGGAATTGATGGGGAAATAA